A window from Chiroxiphia lanceolata isolate bChiLan1 chromosome 3, bChiLan1.pri, whole genome shotgun sequence encodes these proteins:
- the SOD2 gene encoding superoxide dismutase [Mn], mitochondrial, which yields MLCRFASAGRSSAKLVAPLGCLVPRQKHTLPDLPYDYAALEPHINAEIMQLHHSKHHAAYVNNLNVAEEKYKEALAKGDVTTQVSLQPALKFNGGGHINHTIFWTNLSPNGGGEPKGELMEAIKRDFGSFANFKEKLTALSVGVQGSGWGWLGYNKEQGRLQIAACANQDPLQGTTGLIPLLGIDVWEHAYYLQYKNVRPDYLKAIWNVINWENVSSRYAACKK from the exons ATGTTGTGCCGCTTTGCCTCCGCGGGCAG aaGCAGTGCTAAGCTGGTAGCACCATTGGGATGCTTGGTTCCTAGGCAAAAGCACACTCTTCCTGACTTGCCATATGATTATGCTGCTCTGGAACCTCATATTAATGCAGAGATCATGCAGCTGCACCACAGCAAACATCATGCTGCCTACGTGAACAACCTGAACGTTGCAGAGGAGAAATACAAAGAGGCACTGGCAAAAG GTGATGTTACAACTCAGGTGTCACTTCAGCCTGCACTGAAGTTCAACGGTGGGGGTCATATCAATCACACCATCTTCTGGACAAACCTTTCTCCAAATGGAGGAGGGGAACCTAAAG gagaatTGATGGAAGCCATCAAGCGTGACTTTGGTTCCTTTGCAAACTTCAAGGAGAAGCTGACAGCCCTATCAGTTGGTGTTCAAGGATCAGGCTGGGGGTGGCTTGGCTATAACAAAGAGCAGGGACGCCTACAAATAGCAGCTTGTGCAAATCAAGACCCTTTGCAAGGAACAACAG GTCTCATTCCTTTGCTAGGAATCGATGTATGGGAACATGCTTATTATCTTCAGTATAAAAATGTTCGACCTGATTATTTGAAAGCCATCTGGAATGTGATCAACTGGGAGAATGTATCTTCAAGATATGCAGCTTGCAAAAAGTAG